The sequence CCACATGATGTAGTTTCTTTTTCAGATATTTTACGAATCTTTTTCTGAGTTTCTCTAATTTTTTCACATATCTTAGGATAATCAATTTTTACATCAGATTGTATTATTCCAAGATCATTCATATTTTGACTATCATCAATATGTCGTGCAACCTCATTTAATGCACATACTACCATACATGCCTGATTAAGACATTTACCTGCAATATGATTTTTTTCAATAAGTGTTACATCCATTCCATGTTCTGCACCATACATTGATGCAAAACGACCTGCAGGTCCTGCACCAATAATTACTAATTTTGTCATATTTAATTCAATTCCTTTTATAATTTTTATTTAAGTGGTTTTTCATTATATTAAAAAAAATAAAATTAATTTTTTTTTATACTATTTATTAGATTTAGTATTACCTAACCTAAATATATAACAGTTAGTATTTATGAATAAAAAAAAAGTTTAAATTATAAAAAAAAGGGAGGGAGAGGATTAAAAAAAAGGGAGAAAAAAAATATTTAATGATTATTACTATATTTTATGATATTATCAAGTTGTTTTAATGAAGCACCACTTTCAATTAATTCACGTGATAAATCCACACCCTCAGCTAGTGTATCAACTTTATTTGCAGCATAAAGTATACATGCTGAATTCATTAATGCAAGATCCATACGTGCCTTATCAGCTTTAGTTTCAACTACATTATTTAGAATATTATATATGATTTTAAGATGTTCATCTTGTGTATCTGGTGCAACTATATCATTTGCATCTGAGTATTCTAAGTTGAAATCTTCAGGTGTAATATATCTAACACTTATATTTCCATCATTAATGAAAGCTACTTTGGTTTTTCCAATATTTGATACTTCATCCATTGCAGGATTACCTTCTTTATCAAAACCATGTACTATCATTCCACGTTTTACTCCAAGATTTACTGCAACTTCTGCTATTGTTTCAACAAGTTCTGGATCATAAAGTCCTGTTACACGTGCTGTTATTTTACTAGGACATGAAATAGGTCCTAGAAGATTAAATATTGTACGTATTTTAAGTTCACGTCTTAGCATCATAACATTTTTTGTTGCTTCATGATATACAGGAGCAAAGATAAATG comes from Methanosphaera cuniculi and encodes:
- the trpD gene encoding anthranilate phosphoribosyltransferase encodes the protein MISEVLDDIIDNQKNLTYNEAYTCMNDLIEGKYPDSIVSSFLTALRMKKETIDEITGFTQSMKDHATQIDYEPEDEYLVESCGTGGDLFKTFNVSTVASIIASAGGAKISKHGNRSVSSKFGGADALEALGVNIELTPEEVENSIENCNFAFIFAPVYHEATKNVMMLRRELKIRTIFNLLGPISCPSKITARVTGLYDPELVETIAEVAVNLGVKRGMIVHGFDKEGNPAMDEVSNIGKTKVAFINDGNISVRYITPEDFNLEYSDANDIVAPDTQDEHLKIIYNILNNVVETKADKARMDLALMNSACILYAANKVDTLAEGVDLSRELIESGASLKQLDNIIKYSNNH